One part of the Rutidosis leptorrhynchoides isolate AG116_Rl617_1_P2 chromosome 1, CSIRO_AGI_Rlap_v1, whole genome shotgun sequence genome encodes these proteins:
- the LOC139860673 gene encoding cytoplasmic 60S subunit biogenesis factor REI1 homolog 1-like, whose protein sequence is MMYICRLCGKGYRSAKAHAQHLKSRTHTMRASQDAGHEDENNAVIKPLSTQITKKAPQQEEEFDYESDEWEEVTENDDVLGELASSSTHMEVNDDDDMDDDEEVDPTCCFMCDLEHESIESCMVHMHKHHGFFVPDIEYLKDPTGLFTYLGLKVKRDFICLYCNSNCQPFNSLEAVRKHMEAKSHCKVHYGDDDDEEEAELEEFYDYTSSYLDANGNKVVSADDTSTGIELGSGGSELIITSVTDDTISTKAIGSREYLRYYRQKPRPSANDVPMTAVLAARYRSMGLSTVQSKENMVRMKVMKQMNRSGVEAMRSKMGMKSNVIRNLPKNVTH, encoded by the exons ATGATGTACATCTGTCGCCTATGTGGCAAAGGTTATAGAAGTGCAAAGGCTCATGCTCAGCATCTAAAATCTCGTACTCACACTATGCGGGCCTCACAAGATGCAGGTCATGAAGATGAGAACAATGCAGTAATAAAGCCTCTTTCAACTCAGATTACCAAGAAGGCCCCTCAACAGGAGGAGGAATTTGACTATGAAAGTGATGAATGGGAGGAGGTCACTGAAAATGATGATGTGCTTGGTGAACTGGCATCATCTTCTACTCATATGgaagtgaatgatgatgatgatatggatgaTGATGAGGAAGTGGATCCAACATGTTGCTTTATGTGTGATCTAGAGCATGAAAGTATTGAAAGCTGTATGGTTCACATGCACAAACATCATGGCTTTTTTGTTCCAGACATTGAGTATCTGAAAGATCCTACTGGCCTTTTTACTTATCTTGGACTTAAG GTTAAGCGTGATTTCATATGCTTGTATTGCAACAGTAACTGCCAGCCTTTCAATAGTTTGGAAGCAGTTAGGAAACATATGGAGGCAAAAAGTCATTGCAAAGTACactatggtgatgatgatgatgaagaagaagctgAACTAGAAGAGTTTTATGATTACACCAGCAG TTATCTGGATGCAAATGGGAACAAGGTTGTTTCAGCCGATGATACAAGTACTGGTATAGAACTCGGGAGTGGTGGGTCCGAGCTCATTATAACTTCCGTAACCGACGATACAATATCAACCAAAGCAATTGGTTCCCGGGAATATCTTCGTTACTATCGTCAGAAACCACGCCCATCTGCAAATGATGTTCCCATGACTGCTGTTTTGGCTGCAAG GTATAGGAGCATGGGTTTGTCAACTGTGCAGTCGAAGGAGAACATGGTTAGGATGAAGGTGATGAAGCAGATGAACCGATCAGGGGTAGAGGCTATGCGTTCCAAGATGGGCATGAAAAGCAATGTCATCCGAAACCTTCCAAAGAATGTTACACATtaa
- the LOC139860657 gene encoding uncharacterized protein: MEWKKCYLDVALVPLSFMITIGYHLWLWYTVRTQPFSTVIGTNNHGRRLWVSAIMEDNERKNILAVQTLRNTIMGATLMATTSILLCSGLAAVISSTYSVKKPIDDVLYGAHGEFMVALKYVTLLLVFLASFMCHSLSIRFINQVNFLINCPPDSTLVTSEYVSELLEKGFTLNAVGNRLFYSALPLMLWIFGPVLVFVSSITMVPMLYNLDFMFGNSKKNMKCEMENGV; encoded by the exons ATGGAATGGAAGAAGTGTTATCTCGATGTAGCACTTGTGCCATTATCATTCATGATCACTATCGGATACCACCTTTGGTTATGGTACACGGTTCGAACTCAACCATTCTCTACCGTTATCGGCACAAACAACCACGGGCGTCGTTTATGGGTATCCGCCATTATGGAG GATAATGAAAGGAAGAATATTTTAGCAGTCCAAACACTTCGAAACACGATAATGGGAGCAACTCTTATGGCAACTACATCGATACTTTTATGTTCAGGTCTCGCAGCAGTTATAAGTAGCACATATAGCGTTAAAAAACCAATAGACGACGTCCTTTATGGCGCTCATGGTGAATTCATGGTAGCACTGAAATACGTAACTCTTTTGCTCGTATTCCTTGCGTCCTTCATGTGTCACTCGCTATCGATAAGGTTTATAAACCAAGTTAACTTCCTAATTAACTGCCCACCAGATTCGACCTTAGTGACAAGTGAGTATGTTTCAGAGCTTTTAGAGAAAGGGTTCACACTTAATGCGGTTGGGAATCGACTCTTTTATTCAGCACTTCCGCTCATGCTTTGGATCTTTGGTCCCGTGCTTGTGTTTGTGAGTTCGATTACTATGGTACCGATGCTTTATAATCTCGATTTCATGTTTGGGAACTCGAAAAAGAATATGAAGTGTGAAATGGAAAATGGGGTGTAA
- the LOC139886456 gene encoding uncharacterized protein, producing the protein MDDSMDDSWTIRTSETDQKAIDQLYDVYPDLFTIVLHHGGYFRMGSEVVYTEGKIDYIDCFDIEKFCLGQLDSVMQELGYDPTRSVVYRFLKPNTNMDTGLNLLNDNEHRDYLLSCLEDGDVIYRQIDVYAEHEDMKGKRLWSEQINNDNLVVGGVHSDGSLVEGDNSEGSDSEDSDYIVDDENEILDVHVEMKDFNFNIDKNVEFMGNGCNSFEDDEVNIEGTELEVLNNDGFESYDSQSDEEGVRKKRIRNHKKEVEGSVQVGKTIFYLGQKFESKSEVRQAVRMHAIETRRKLVIVKNDKRRIRVKCEGLCINSKGGEIVSQSDLSKKTKCDVGPSKLRVKGGVVGKSKEKVTSQIKKAGESCSGKTNKWAKRELHIVCEWVLLVSKEKDSEEWEVRTYRHQHECQPARILKFCTYQFLSNRLVPQIQKNPKIPIKAVRSYLETETELIISEHKAYRAVRKATKMIQGDYKSQYAELRDYVCELKRGNVDTTVKFEVEPGTLKSETRVFKRIYICLGPLKKGFKAIGRDLLGLDGAFMKQPATGCILSAVGVDSNNGIYPVAYAIVEQECGSSWTWFLECLGQDLDLSTNSNFTFISDRQKGLIQAVTNVFPCAEHRHCLRHIHGNMKGDFRGVAYKNHLWRCASVTTVPEFEQAMQQLKEFDNEAFVWLAKIPAHQWARSHFTGRAVSDVLLSNMCECFNRWLVDARDKPIVTALEYIREYCMKRIVNVKKNISKTNGPLTPAATKLFDKIKSEAHQCTVLWGGDQRYQVSGKVNQYVVDMETRSCACRKWELTGIPCKHAIAVFYNMSENGLETGEPETWVHPVYLLDTWIKTYQYTIEPLNGRSLWPKAEGMFTLVSPKTISTPGRPKKKRRLSKNEVDVIGDSGKLSSKGKLKKCGTCGTYGHNKSTCTGEKKRSGNVDNKWTKKTVKVKLSSKKTMVVGKGKKKK; encoded by the exons ATGGATGATTCAATGGATGATTCATGGACTATTCGTACATCAGAAACTGATCAAAAGGCTATCGACCAATTATACG ATGTATACCCTGATTTGTTCACGATTGTGTTACATCATGGTGGATATTTTAGAATGGGTAGTGAAGTTGTGTACACAGAAGGTAAAATTGATTACATTGATTGTTTTGACATTGAAAAGTTTTGTTTAGGACAACTGGATTCAGTCATGCAAGAATTAGGTTATGATCCCACCAGGTCTGTGGTATATCGTTTTCTTAAACCCAATACAAACATGGATACTGGGTTAAATCTTTTAAATGATAATGAACATAGGGACTATTTGCTTAGTTGTCTAGAAGATGGTGATGTGATTTATAGGCAAATTGATGTGTATGCTGAACATGAGGATATGAAAGGGAAGAGGTTATGGTCAGaacaaattaataatgataacttaGTAGTTGGTGGTGTTCACAGTGATGGGAGCTTAGTAGAGGGTGATAACAGTGAAGGTAGTGACTCTGAGGATAGTGATTACATTGTTGATGATGAAAATGAGATTTTGGATGTTCATGTAGAGATGAAAGATTTTAATTTTAACATTGATAAGAATGTAGAGTTTATGGGAAATGGCTGTAACTCATTTGAAGATGATGAGGTCAATATTGAGGGTACAGAATTGGAAGTGTTGAACAATGATGGTTTTGAAAGCTATGATTCTCAAAGTGATGAAGAAGGGGTAAGGAAGAAGAGAATTCGTAATCATAAAAAGGAGGTTGAAGGTAGTGTTCAAGTGGGAAAAACTATCTTCTATCTTGGACAAAAGTTTGAAAGTAAATCAGAGGTTAGGCAAGCTGTGAGAATGCATGCTATTGAAACTAGGAGAAAGCTAGTTATTGTTAAGAATGACAAAAGAAGAATTAGGGTTAAATGTGAAGGGTTGTGTATAAATTCAAAAGGTGGTGAGATAGTTAGTCAAAGTGATTTGTCAAAGAAGACAAAATGTGATGTGGGGCCCAGTAAATTAAGAGTTAAAGGTGGTGTAGTTGGGAAGAGTAAAGAGAAAGTGACTAGTCAAATTAAAAAAGCAGGGGAATCTTGTAGTGGGAAGACTAACAAATGGGCAAAAAGGGAATTACACATTGTTTGTGAGTGGGTGTTGTTGGTATCCAAAGAAAAAGATAGTGAAGAATGGGAGGTTAGAACCTACAGACACCAACATGAATGTCAACCTGCAAGAATACTAAAATTCTGCACTTACCAATTTTTATCAAATCGGTTGGTACCTCAAATTCAAAAGAATCCAAAGATACCAATTAAAGCTGTCAGATCATATTTGGAAACAGAAACTGAATTAATCATCAGTGAGCATAAAGCATATCGTGCTGTGAGAAAGGCAACAAAGATGATTCAAGGGGATTATAAATCTCAGTATGCTGAGCTCAGAGATTATGTTTGTGAATTAAAGAGAGGTAATGTTGATACTACTGTTAAGTTTGAGGTTGAGCCAGGAACCCTAAAGTCTGAAACTAGGGTTTTCAAGAGAATTTACATTTGTTTGGGACCATTGAAGAAGGGTTTTAAAGCAATAGGTAGAGATCTACTTGGGTTGGATGGTGCTTTTATGAAACAACCTGCAACTGGTTGTATTTTGAGTGCTGTAGGGGTTGATTCAAACAATGGCATATATCCTGTAGCATATGCCATTGTTGAACAAGAGTGTGGTTCATCCTGGACTTGGTTCTTAGAGTGCTTGGGTCAAGATCTTGACTTGTCTACcaattctaactttacttttatcaGTGACAGGCAAAAG GGTTTAATACAAGCTGTTACAAATGTGTTTCCTTGTGCTGAGCATAGACATTGCCTTAGACATATTCATGGGAATATGAAAGGGGATTTCAGGGGTGTTGCTTATAAGAATCACTTGTGGAGATGTGCTAGTGTAACAACAGTTCCTGAGTTTGAGCAGGCTATGCAACAATTGAAGGAGTTTGATAATGAAGCTTTTGTTTGGTTAGCTAAAATTCCTGCCCATCAGTGGGCAAGGAGTCATTTTACAGGAAGGGCTGTATCAGATGTGTTGCTCAGTAACATGTGTGAGTGTTTCAACAGATGGTTAGTTGATGCACGTGACAAACCCATAGTTACAGCTTTAGAATACATCCGAGAGTATTGCATGAAGAGAATTGTTAATGTAAAGAAAAACATTTCCAAGACTAATGGCCCTTTAACACCTGCAGCCACCAAATTGTTTGACAAAATCAAATCTGAGGCTCACCAGTGTACTGTCTTATGGGGTGGAGATCAAAGGTACCAAGTGAGTGGAAAAGTTAATCAATATGTTGTGGATATGGAGACTAGATCATGTGCTTGTAGAAAGTGGGAACTAACAGGGATACCTTGTAAGCATGCAATTGCAGTGTTTTATAACATGAGTGAAAATGGTTTGGAAACTGGTGAACCAGAAACATGGGTTCATCCAGTGTATTTGTTAGATACATGGATCAAAACTTACCAATACACCATTGAGCCATTGAATGGGAGAAGCTTATGGCCAAAGGCAGAAGGCATGTTCACTCTGGTATCACCAAAGACTATTTCCACACCTGGTCGTCCAAAAAAGAAAAGAAGGTTGTCCAAAAATGAAGTTGATGTCATTGGTGATAGTGGTAAACTTAGCTCAAAAG GCAAGCTAAAGAAGTGTGGCACATGTGGTACTTATGGACACAATAAGAGTACTTGTACAGGTGAGAAGAAAAGAAGTGGGAATGTGGATAACAAGTGGACAAAAAAGACAGTGAAAGTTAAGCTATCTTCAAAGAAGACAATGGTAGTTGgaaaagggaagaagaagaagtga